In a single window of the Streptomyces cinnabarinus genome:
- a CDS encoding CaiB/BaiF CoA transferase family protein, which produces MNRAPLTGLRVLDLATLFAGPLAATALGDFGAEVIKVEHPAKPDPSRGHGPAKDGIGLWWKHLGRNKRTITLNLSTPGGRATLLRLAGTADVIIENFRPGTLEKWDLGWPELSAVNPRLVLTRVTGFGQFGPYAHRPGFGTLAEAISGFAALTGEPDAPPTLPPFGLADSIAGLATAYAVLTALAARDRTGEGQVVDLSLIEPMLSVLGPQPTWYDQLGYVQQRTGNRSANNAPRNTYRTADGSWVAVSTSAQSVAERVLRLVGRPELIDEPWFATGADRARHADVLDAAVGGWIAERTREEVIAAFEKAEAAVAPIQDVREVMTDPQYQALDTITTVDDPELGPLRMQNVLFRLSATPGAIRWTGRPHGADTDEVLTELGLTPADVAALRAEGAV; this is translated from the coding sequence ATGAACCGAGCCCCGCTGACCGGTCTGCGCGTCCTGGACCTCGCCACCCTCTTCGCCGGGCCGCTCGCCGCCACGGCGCTCGGCGACTTCGGCGCCGAGGTCATCAAGGTCGAGCACCCGGCCAAGCCCGACCCGTCCCGCGGTCACGGCCCGGCCAAGGACGGCATCGGGCTCTGGTGGAAGCACCTCGGCCGCAACAAGCGCACGATCACCCTGAACCTGTCGACCCCGGGCGGCCGCGCCACCCTCCTGCGGCTCGCCGGCACCGCGGACGTGATCATCGAGAACTTCCGCCCCGGCACCCTGGAGAAGTGGGACCTCGGCTGGCCCGAGCTGTCCGCCGTCAACCCCCGTCTGGTCCTCACCCGGGTCACCGGCTTCGGCCAGTTCGGCCCCTACGCCCACCGCCCCGGATTCGGCACCCTCGCCGAGGCGATCAGCGGTTTCGCCGCGCTCACCGGCGAACCGGACGCGCCTCCGACGCTCCCGCCGTTCGGCCTCGCGGACTCGATCGCGGGCCTGGCCACGGCGTACGCCGTCCTCACCGCCCTCGCCGCCCGCGACCGCACCGGCGAGGGCCAGGTCGTCGACCTCTCCCTGATCGAACCGATGCTCTCGGTCCTCGGCCCCCAGCCCACCTGGTACGACCAGCTCGGCTACGTCCAGCAGCGCACCGGCAACCGCTCGGCGAACAACGCGCCGCGCAACACCTACCGCACCGCGGACGGCAGTTGGGTCGCGGTCTCCACCTCGGCCCAGTCGGTGGCGGAACGCGTTCTGCGGCTGGTGGGCCGCCCGGAGCTGATCGACGAGCCGTGGTTCGCCACGGGCGCCGACCGGGCCCGGCACGCGGACGTCCTCGACGCGGCGGTCGGCGGCTGGATCGCCGAGCGGACCCGCGAGGAGGTGATCGCGGCCTTCGAGAAGGCGGAGGCGGCCGTCGCCCCGATCCAGGACGTGCGCGAGGTGATGACGGACCCGCAGTACCAGGCGCTCGACACGATCACCACGGTCGACGACCCGGAGCTCGGGCCCCTGCGTATGCAGAACGTCCTCTTCCGCCTCTCCGCGACCCCCGGCGCGATCCGCTGGACCGGCCGCCCGCACGGCGCCGACACCGACGAGGTCCTCACCGAGCTGGGCCTGACCCCGGCGGACGTGGCGGCCCTGCGCGCGGAGGGCGCCGTATGA
- a CDS encoding HpcH/HpaI aldolase/citrate lyase family protein, with product MTIPLTWLYVPGDRQDTVAKALRSGADVVVIDLEDAVAPDRKEYARAATAEFLSDPRPVPVHVRVNALDGPFAAADLKALAHLVGVAGLRLPKVTSPDQIRRVAQSTPHPLYALLESALGIEHAFTIAQAHPALHGIALGEADLKADLSVRDDAGLDWPRSRVIVAARAAGLPPPPQSVHPDTRDLTGLAATCAHGRALGFLGRAAIHPRQLPVIERAYLPTEEDLERAEAIIKAATAHGGAQALRDGTFIDAAVVAAAHRTLSLAARRG from the coding sequence ATGACGATCCCGCTCACCTGGCTGTACGTCCCCGGCGACCGCCAGGACACGGTGGCCAAGGCGCTGCGGTCCGGAGCGGACGTCGTGGTGATCGACCTGGAGGACGCGGTCGCCCCCGACCGCAAGGAGTACGCCCGCGCCGCGACGGCCGAGTTCCTCTCCGACCCGCGGCCCGTCCCGGTCCACGTCCGTGTGAACGCCCTGGACGGACCCTTCGCGGCGGCGGACCTGAAGGCACTGGCCCACCTGGTCGGCGTGGCGGGCCTCCGGCTGCCCAAGGTCACCTCACCCGACCAGATCCGCCGGGTCGCGCAGTCCACGCCCCATCCGCTGTACGCCCTGCTGGAATCGGCCCTGGGCATCGAGCACGCCTTCACCATCGCCCAGGCCCATCCCGCGCTGCACGGCATCGCCCTGGGCGAGGCGGACCTCAAGGCCGACCTCTCCGTACGCGACGACGCGGGCCTGGACTGGCCGCGCTCCCGGGTGATCGTCGCGGCCAGGGCGGCGGGCCTGCCACCCCCGCCCCAGTCCGTCCACCCCGACACCCGTGACCTGACGGGCCTGGCGGCGACCTGCGCCCACGGCCGCGCCCTGGGCTTCCTGGGCCGCGCGGCCATCCACCCCCGCCAACTCCCCGTCATCGAACGGGCCTACCTCCCCACGGAGGAGGACCTGGAACGGGCGGAGGCGATCATCAAGGCGGCCACGGCACACGGTGGTGCGCAGGCGCTGCGCGACGGCACGTTCATCGACGCGGCAGTGGTGGCGGCGGCCCACCGCACGCTCTCCCTCGCGGCCCGCCGCGGCTGA
- the lgt gene encoding prolipoprotein diacylglyceryl transferase: MELAYIPSPSRGVIHLGPIPLRGYAFCIIIGVFVAVWLGNKRWIARGGRSGTVADIAVWAVPFGLVGGRLYHVITDYQLYFSEGRDWVDAFKIWEGGLGIWGAIAFGALGAWIGCRRRGIPLPAYADAVAPGIALAQAIGRWGNWFNQELYGRATDLPWAVEITSSSDGREPGTYHPTFLYESLWCVGVALLVIWADRRFKLGHGRAFALYVASYCVGRFWIEYMRVDEAHEILGLRLNNWTALVVFLLAVLYIVVSAKQRPGREAVVEPGAVDAVAPADEDEADDAEKAEKADGADTADEESSDLKDDANDGAGSAKKG; encoded by the coding sequence ATGGAACTTGCCTACATTCCCAGCCCGTCGCGCGGGGTGATCCACCTCGGTCCCATTCCGCTGCGAGGCTACGCGTTCTGCATCATCATCGGCGTCTTCGTCGCCGTCTGGCTCGGCAACAAGCGCTGGATCGCCCGCGGCGGCCGGTCCGGCACGGTGGCCGACATCGCGGTGTGGGCCGTCCCCTTCGGACTGGTCGGCGGGCGCCTCTACCACGTGATCACGGACTACCAGCTGTACTTCAGCGAGGGCCGTGACTGGGTGGACGCCTTCAAGATCTGGGAGGGCGGCCTCGGCATCTGGGGTGCCATCGCGTTCGGCGCGCTGGGCGCGTGGATCGGCTGCCGGCGCCGGGGCATCCCGCTGCCGGCGTACGCCGACGCCGTCGCCCCCGGCATCGCCCTCGCGCAGGCCATCGGCCGCTGGGGCAACTGGTTCAACCAGGAGCTGTACGGCAGGGCCACCGACCTGCCCTGGGCCGTCGAGATCACCTCCTCCTCGGACGGCCGGGAGCCGGGCACCTACCACCCGACGTTCCTGTACGAGTCGCTGTGGTGCGTCGGTGTGGCGCTGCTCGTCATCTGGGCCGACCGCCGGTTCAAGCTGGGCCACGGGCGGGCGTTCGCGCTGTACGTCGCGTCCTACTGCGTGGGCCGGTTCTGGATCGAGTACATGCGGGTCGACGAGGCGCACGAGATCCTGGGCCTCCGCCTGAACAACTGGACCGCGCTGGTGGTCTTCCTGCTGGCGGTGCTCTACATCGTCGTCTCCGCCAAGCAGCGGCCGGGCCGGGAGGCCGTGGTCGAGCCGGGCGCGGTCGACGCCGTGGCCCCGGCCGACGAGGACGAAGCGGACGACGCCGAGAAGGCCGAGAAGGCGGACGGCGCCGACACGGCCGACGAGGAGTCCTCCGACCTGAAGGACGATGCCAACGACGGGGCCGGGTCGGCGAAGAAGGGCTGA
- a CDS encoding DsbA family protein, with amino-acid sequence MSEKNREGKRTARERMAIEREKQKAAERRRRTLIVGASVVCVLGLAAVIGVIAANAGKDDDGDSAGPVVAPSGAQGEDSLAIPVGEEDAPSTLVVWEDFRCPACKSFEDAYRSTIHELTDAGQLRVEYRLATIIDGNMGGTGSQNAANAAACAQDAGKFVEYHDVLYTNQPAETDDAFAENSKLFELAAKVDGLDTPAFRTCVEEGTHNGWVAKSNEAFRSGGFTGTPTVLLDGKNIYQDQSMTPQKLKEQVQEAAKG; translated from the coding sequence GTGAGCGAGAAGAACCGTGAGGGAAAGCGCACCGCCCGGGAGCGGATGGCCATCGAGCGAGAGAAGCAGAAGGCCGCGGAGAGGCGTCGGCGCACGCTGATCGTCGGAGCGAGCGTCGTCTGCGTCCTGGGGCTCGCCGCGGTGATCGGGGTGATCGCCGCCAATGCCGGAAAGGACGACGACGGCGACTCCGCCGGTCCCGTCGTGGCCCCCTCGGGCGCGCAGGGCGAGGACAGCCTGGCGATCCCGGTCGGCGAGGAGGACGCCCCGTCGACCCTCGTGGTCTGGGAGGACTTCCGCTGCCCGGCCTGCAAGTCCTTCGAGGACGCCTACCGCTCGACGATCCATGAGCTGACCGACGCCGGTCAGCTCAGAGTCGAGTACCGCCTCGCGACGATCATCGACGGCAACATGGGCGGCACCGGCTCCCAGAACGCCGCCAACGCCGCGGCCTGCGCCCAGGACGCCGGGAAGTTCGTCGAGTACCACGATGTGCTCTACACGAACCAGCCCGCCGAGACCGACGACGCCTTCGCGGAGAACAGCAAGCTCTTCGAGCTGGCCGCCAAGGTCGACGGACTGGACACGCCCGCCTTCCGCACCTGTGTGGAGGAGGGCACGCACAACGGCTGGGTGGCGAAGTCGAACGAGGCCTTCCGCAGCGGCGGCTTCACCGGCACACCGACCGTGCTGCTGGACGGCAAGAACATCTACCAGGACCAGTCGATGACGCCTCAGAAGCTGAAGGAGCAGGTGCAGGAGGCGGCCAAGGGATAG
- the trpA gene encoding tryptophan synthase subunit alpha translates to MSGNIQLLTDTLAAAKAEGRSALIAYLPAGFPTVDGGIEAIKAVFDGGADIVEVGLPHSDPVLDGPVIQTADDIALRGGVKIADVMRTVREAHAATGKPVLVMTYWNPIDRYGVERFTAELAEAGGAGCILPDLPVQEAALWREHAEKHGLATVFVVAPSSKDERLAQITAAGSGFVYAASLMGVTGTRESVGAQAQDLVERTRATGSGLPVCVGLGVSNAAQAAEVAGFADGVIVGSAFVKRMLDAPDHAAGIEAVRALAADLADGVRGKV, encoded by the coding sequence GTGAGCGGGAACATCCAGCTGTTGACGGACACCCTCGCCGCCGCCAAGGCCGAGGGCCGCTCCGCGCTCATCGCCTACCTCCCGGCCGGGTTCCCGACCGTGGACGGCGGCATCGAGGCGATCAAGGCCGTCTTCGACGGCGGCGCGGACATCGTCGAGGTCGGTCTGCCGCACAGCGACCCCGTCCTCGACGGTCCCGTCATCCAGACCGCCGACGACATCGCGCTGCGCGGCGGAGTGAAGATCGCCGACGTGATGCGCACGGTCCGCGAGGCCCACGCCGCGACCGGCAAGCCGGTGCTCGTCATGACCTACTGGAACCCGATCGACCGCTACGGCGTCGAGCGGTTCACCGCGGAGCTCGCGGAGGCGGGCGGCGCCGGGTGCATCCTGCCCGACCTGCCCGTGCAGGAGGCGGCGCTGTGGCGGGAGCACGCCGAGAAGCACGGGCTCGCGACGGTCTTCGTCGTCGCCCCGAGCAGCAAGGACGAGCGGCTCGCCCAGATCACCGCGGCGGGCAGCGGCTTCGTCTACGCCGCCTCGCTGATGGGCGTCACCGGAACCCGTGAGTCGGTCGGCGCGCAGGCGCAGGACCTGGTCGAGCGGACCCGGGCCACCGGCAGCGGGCTGCCCGTCTGCGTCGGGCTCGGCGTCTCCAACGCCGCGCAGGCGGCCGAGGTCGCCGGGTTCGCCGACGGGGTCATCGTCGGTTCGGCGTTCGTGAAGCGGATGCTGGACGCGCCCGACCACGCGGCCGGTATCGAGGCCGTCCGCGCCCTCGCCGCCGATCTCGCCGACGGAGTCCGAGGCAAGGTGTAA
- the trpB gene encoding tryptophan synthase subunit beta, which produces MPSDFFIPDPEGQVPTPEGYFGAFGGKFIPEALVAAVDEVAVEYEKAKHDPEFARELDDLLVHYTGRPSSLTEVPRFAEHAGGARVFLKREDLNHTGSHKINNVLGQALLTKRMGKTRVIAETGAGQHGVATATACALFGLECTIYMGEIDTQRQALNVARMRMLGAEVIAVKSGSRTLKDAINEAFRDWVANVDHTHYLFGTVAGPHPFPAMVRDFHRVIGVEARRQILERAGRLPDAAIACVGGGSNAIGLFHAFIPDADVRLIGCEPAGHGVETGEHAATLTAGEPGILHGSRSYVLQDDEGQITEPYSISAGLDYPGIGPEHSYLKDSGRGEYRAVTDDAAMQALRLLSRTEGIIPAIESAHALAGALEVGKELGKDGLIIVNLSGRGDKDMDTAARYFGLYDTDAEVAANAADIAEIEGDAK; this is translated from the coding sequence ATGCCCAGCGACTTCTTCATCCCAGACCCCGAGGGTCAAGTCCCCACCCCCGAGGGCTACTTCGGCGCCTTCGGCGGAAAGTTCATCCCCGAGGCCCTCGTCGCGGCAGTCGACGAGGTGGCCGTCGAGTACGAAAAGGCCAAGCACGACCCCGAGTTCGCCCGCGAACTGGACGATCTGCTGGTGCACTACACCGGCCGACCGAGCTCCCTCACCGAGGTGCCGAGGTTCGCCGAACACGCCGGTGGTGCACGTGTCTTCCTCAAGCGGGAAGACCTGAACCACACCGGCTCCCACAAGATCAACAACGTCCTCGGCCAGGCCCTGCTCACCAAGCGCATGGGCAAGACGAGGGTCATCGCCGAGACCGGCGCGGGCCAGCACGGCGTGGCGACGGCGACGGCCTGCGCGCTGTTCGGCCTCGAATGCACCATCTACATGGGCGAGATCGACACCCAGCGCCAGGCCCTCAACGTGGCCCGCATGCGCATGCTCGGCGCCGAGGTCATCGCCGTGAAGTCCGGCAGCCGCACGCTGAAGGACGCGATCAACGAGGCCTTCCGCGACTGGGTCGCCAACGTCGACCACACGCACTACCTGTTCGGCACGGTCGCCGGACCGCACCCCTTCCCCGCGATGGTCCGCGACTTCCACCGTGTCATCGGCGTCGAGGCCCGCCGTCAGATCCTGGAGCGCGCCGGACGCCTGCCCGACGCCGCCATCGCCTGTGTCGGCGGCGGCTCCAACGCCATCGGTCTGTTCCACGCCTTCATCCCGGACGCCGACGTACGCCTCATCGGCTGCGAGCCCGCCGGGCACGGCGTGGAGACCGGCGAGCACGCGGCCACGCTGACCGCGGGCGAGCCCGGCATCCTGCACGGCTCCCGCTCCTACGTCCTCCAGGACGACGAGGGCCAGATCACCGAACCGTACTCGATCTCGGCCGGTCTGGACTACCCGGGCATCGGCCCCGAGCACTCCTACCTCAAGGACAGCGGCCGCGGCGAGTACCGCGCGGTCACCGACGACGCGGCGATGCAGGCCCTGCGCCTGCTGTCGCGCACCGAGGGCATCATCCCCGCCATCGAGAGCGCCCACGCGCTGGCCGGCGCCCTGGAGGTCGGCAAGGAGCTGGGCAAGGACGGGCTGATCATCGTCAACCTGTCCGGTCGCGGTGACAAGGACATGGACACGGCCGCCCGGTACTTCGGCCTGTACGACACCGACGCCGAGGTGGCGGCGAACGCCGCCGACATCGCCGAGATCGAGGGGGACGCCAAGTGA
- the trpM gene encoding tryptophan biosynthesis modulator TrpM, whose translation MTPTTTATDRYARLARGCRPRGCRAPARRVHGRRVRYVIGDEPGQVNGMRWQQRPVRGAGLCLICGYRRAGAISH comes from the coding sequence ATGACTCCCACGACGACAGCCACGGACAGGTATGCCCGCCTCGCGCGCGGTTGCCGCCCCCGTGGTTGCCGCGCGCCCGCACGCAGGGTGCACGGCCGCAGAGTGCGGTACGTCATCGGGGACGAACCAGGGCAAGTCAATGGCATGCGATGGCAGCAGCGCCCCGTCAGGGGCGCGGGGCTGTGTTTGATTTGCGGCTACCGCCGCGCGGGCGCGATCAGCCACTGA